In Camelus dromedarius isolate mCamDro1 chromosome 28, mCamDro1.pat, whole genome shotgun sequence, a genomic segment contains:
- the PMAIP1 gene encoding phorbol-12-myristate-13-acetate-induced protein 1 yields MPGKRARKSAQPSPTRVPADPEAECAIQLRRIGDKLNFRQKLLNLISKLFRSGT; encoded by the exons ATGCCTGGAAAGAGGGCTCGTAAGAGCGCGCAGCCGAGCCCTACGCGGGTCCCGGCAG ATCCTGAAGCTGAGTGCGCCATTCAGCTTAGGAGAATTGGAGACAAACTGAATTTCCGGCAGAAACTTCTGAATCTGATATCCAAACTCTTCCGCTCAGGAACATGA